The following proteins are encoded in a genomic region of Blastopirellula marina:
- a CDS encoding lysophospholipid acyltransferase family protein, with protein MKFNLTGPFLAGLAKVVAGSSVRWVDCHPDTCQRIYFANHTSHIDAVIIWASLPKPVRDLTKPVAAKDYWNKGWFRRYLARSLNAMLIDRENIKVHRSPVESMLKEIGDKYSAIIFPEGSRNDGTNLRDFKSGLFYLAKKRPDLELVPVYVDNMTRILPKGEYLPVPLLSRVIFGPPIWLENGEPKTEFLARARESVIRLRDM; from the coding sequence GTGAAGTTCAATCTCACGGGTCCGTTCTTGGCCGGCTTGGCGAAAGTTGTCGCCGGGAGTAGCGTGCGTTGGGTCGATTGCCACCCAGACACCTGCCAGCGGATCTACTTTGCCAATCACACCAGCCATATCGATGCCGTGATCATCTGGGCCTCTTTACCGAAGCCAGTTCGGGACTTGACCAAGCCTGTGGCGGCCAAAGACTACTGGAACAAAGGCTGGTTTCGACGTTATCTGGCCCGCTCGCTGAACGCGATGCTCATTGACCGTGAGAACATCAAAGTTCACCGTAGTCCAGTCGAATCGATGCTGAAGGAAATCGGCGATAAATACTCGGCGATTATCTTCCCGGAAGGGAGTCGAAACGATGGAACGAACCTTCGCGACTTCAAAAGTGGGTTATTTTACCTGGCAAAGAAGCGACCCGACCTGGAATTGGTACCGGTCTATGTCGACAATATGACTCGCATTTTGCCGAAAGGAGAGTATCTCCCAGTTCCACTTTTGAGCCGGGTGATCTTCGGACCTCCGATTTGGCTTGAAAATGGCGAGCCAAAGACTGAGTTTCTCGCGCGTGCCCGGGAATCGGTCATTCGACTGCGGGATATGTAA
- a CDS encoding phosphatidate cytidylyltransferase — MDLLQVTFSVLAQAPLPAKQSVFLLDGATGILLGVVISCLLIATGAGQILRRQPDSSVNPAIVQAFIRRVRAWWLMTAILAVTFMIPSPLATVILFFLISFWALREFITLTPTRLGDHRTLFWVFFALTPAQYVLVAMGQSQYELFSILIPVYGFLFVAARIAVAGDYKRFLERIAKIQAGLYICVYSLSYAPALLYLKGWTDPQYEQTSTAGLLFYFLLIAQLSDLLQFVCSRLLGRNVIAPNINASRTWEGFLAGTGVTAVVGAMLSLTGATPFNPWQSAVMSIVIAIMGAAGSLAMSAIKRDRGVQDYGTLVEGHAGVLDRIDALCFAAPVFFHLTRYYFTTAGS; from the coding sequence ATGGATTTGCTGCAGGTTACATTCAGCGTTCTAGCCCAGGCACCACTGCCCGCAAAACAGTCGGTGTTCCTGTTGGATGGCGCGACCGGTATTCTGCTGGGCGTCGTGATCAGTTGCCTACTGATCGCCACAGGAGCCGGTCAAATCCTACGTCGACAGCCAGATTCGAGCGTCAACCCAGCGATCGTTCAGGCCTTCATTCGTCGCGTGAGAGCGTGGTGGCTGATGACCGCGATTCTGGCTGTGACGTTCATGATTCCGTCGCCGCTGGCCACCGTGATTCTGTTCTTCTTGATCTCGTTCTGGGCGCTTCGCGAATTCATTACCCTCACACCTACCCGCTTGGGGGATCACCGGACGCTGTTTTGGGTCTTCTTTGCGCTGACACCGGCACAATACGTGTTAGTAGCAATGGGCCAATCGCAGTACGAGCTATTCAGCATTCTGATTCCGGTATACGGCTTTTTGTTTGTGGCAGCTCGGATCGCAGTTGCCGGAGACTACAAGCGATTTCTCGAGCGTATCGCCAAGATTCAGGCTGGCCTCTACATCTGCGTTTACTCGTTGAGCTACGCTCCGGCATTGTTGTACTTGAAGGGATGGACCGATCCCCAGTACGAGCAAACGAGCACGGCAGGGCTGCTGTTCTATTTTCTGCTGATTGCCCAACTGAGTGATTTGCTGCAGTTCGTATGTAGTCGCCTGCTTGGCCGGAACGTGATTGCCCCGAATATCAATGCCAGTCGTACCTGGGAAGGTTTTCTGGCGGGAACTGGCGTCACGGCGGTTGTGGGAGCGATGCTGAGCCTAACGGGAGCCACACCGTTCAATCCTTGGCAATCAGCCGTCATGTCGATCGTGATTGCCATCATGGGAGCTGCCGGCAGTCTGGCGATGAGCGCCATCAAACGCGATCGCGGTGTCCAGGACTATGGCACACTGGTCGAAGGGCACGCTGGCGTATTGGATCGCATCGACGCTCTCTGCTTTGCCGCCCCCGTTTTCTTTCACCTGACACGATATTACTTCACCACGGCCGGCAGCTAA